The following coding sequences lie in one Clupea harengus chromosome 23, Ch_v2.0.2, whole genome shotgun sequence genomic window:
- the sec31b gene encoding protein transport protein Sec31A isoform X3, translating to MRLKEILRTATQAWSPAAHHPAFLALGTSAQQLDASFNTTAVLEIFEMDFADPSVEMKLRGTLATSNRFHSLIWGNFGLGTDGSAGRLVGGGENGTITVYNPDVILASGEDVIVGQATKHTGPVRALDYNPFQSNLLASGANDSEIYIWDLNNFSNPMTPGAKSQINEPAEDVSVVAWNRQVQHILASASPSGKAVVWDLRKNEPIIKISDHSNRMHCSGMLWHPEVATQLILASEDDRLPVIQMWDLRFATSPLKVLENHTRGILSISWSQADAELLLSSAKDNRILCWNPATGEVIYELPTINQWCFDVQWCPRNPALLSAASFDGHICVYSVMGGNLEAVQHSSVDKISASFDAMDPFGTGQVLPPLQMPQSPTQQATIVPPLRKPPKWVRRPVGARFAFGGKLVTFESPKALQQPGPQLTPRQVFVSQVTTETEFLQRSRDLQAALQSGSFSSYCQAKVQNAPSDCEQDVWKFLMVNFEDEARVKFLKLLGFSKDELDKKISTCLGKSLQPNGHGVDANDLAEKMQVLSAERSSESPAAASPRSDSPADFFSQMPKEKPSFQIPVSADKDGLISQALLVGNFEGAVELCLSDGRYAEAILLSISGGEALLKKTQQRYLERQKNSVSMLISSVVTQNWQDIVQSCELDNWKEALAALLTYAHPEEFAPLCDTLGSRLEAGGTEKNRLQACLCYICSVNIEKLVECWAQQRDSSSPLVLEDLVEKVMILRKSIERLRNGEVSVQSPVLAEKLTHYASLLASQGSLATAMSYLPDSSDQAIIQMLRDRLFHAQGMGAQGQPSPKPSVGSARQGPAAAPAPAPAPAQIPTQNAPKQQQQVPFQPSMPSRMQDAGLPPMPRTLAPQAPDAMAPPPGSHAAPSGMLSRPGQRPMYPQQVNPAPGFPPSQPFHPQNVPISAPLGFMSGPQVPPSSSSSAGGLPMMPNPVGPPPAGFLPPSSSVPSTPPTMPPNVLPGAPVPMYPGGPHGQGGMPPPMPGVSYPPMGAGYPQGGPGAPASRPVSAPTVAPPPTAQEGWNDPPAVRGGPRKKKFPENYTPMAPITAPVMGYPVEAPLPQDRVQVPPGAPQEPSVQLLAQLPAERVEQKEIPAEHMVLKNTFDSLVQRCQLAAGDPQTKRKLEDAAKRLAHLYDKLRDQALSPSILGGLHEICRGVAARNYQHGLEVHTQIVSSSNFSEISAFMPILKVVMTIANKLAV from the exons ATGAGGTTGAAGGAGATTCTACGGACGGCTACCCAGGCATGGAGTCCTGCAGCTCATCATCCTGCGTTCTTGGCCTTAG GTACCTCTGCTCAGCAGCTAGATGCCTCTTTCAACACTACTGCTGTCCTAGAGATCTTCGAGATGGATTTTGCAGATCCATCTGTGGAGATGAAGCTCAGAGGAACCCTTGCAACCTCTAACAG GTTTCACAGTCTGATCTGGGGGAACTTTGGCCTGGGAACAGATGGCTCTGCGGGTAGGCTCGTGGGAGGAGGTGAAAACGGCACAATCACAGTGTACAACCCAGACGTCATTTTAGCCTCAGGAGAAGATGTCATTGTTGGCCAGGccaccaaacacacaggtcCAGTGAGAGCACTGGACTACAATCCTTTCCAA AGTAATCTTCTGGCGTCTGGGGCAAATGATTCTGAGATATATATCTGGGACTTGAACAATTTCAGCAATCCTATGACACCGGGAGCAAAATCACAG ATAAACGAG CCGGCTGAAGATGTCAGTGTTGTGGCGTGGAACAGGCAGGTTCAGCACATCCTGGCATCAGCCAGTCCCAGCGGCAAAGCCGTTGTCTGGGACCTGAGGAAGAACGAGCCAATCATCAAGATTAGCGACCACAGCAACAGG ATGCACTGCTCTGGGATGCTGTGGCACCCAGAGGTGGCCACTCAGCTGATTCTGGCCTCCGAAGATGACCGGCTTCCCGTCATTCAGATGTGGGACCTGCGCTTCGCCACGTCTCCCCTTAAAGTCCTAGAGAATCACACAAG GGGAATTCTCTCCATATCCTGGAGCCAGGCTGACGCAGAGCTGCTTCTCAGCAGCGCCAAAGACAACAGGATCCTCTGCTGGAACCCCGCCACTGGAGAG GTAATCTATGAGCTGCCTACTATCAACCAGTGGTGCTTTGACGTCCAGTGGTGCCCCAGGAATCCAGCCCTGCTGTCCGCCGCTTCGTTTGATGGGCACATCTGCGTCTATTCAGTCATGGGAGGCAACCTGGAAGCTGTGCAACACAGCAGTGTGGATAAG ATATCAGCATCGTTTGATGCCATGGACCCCTTTGGGACGGGCCAGGTCCTTCCACCCCTGCAGATGCCCCAGTCCCCCACCCAACAGGCCACCATCGTCCCCCCGCTCCGAAAGCCTCCCAAGTGGGTGCGCCGTCCAGTTGGAGCTCGCTTTGCT ttTGGGGGGAAGCTGGTGACCTTCGAGAGCCCCAAGGCCCTCCAGCAGCCGGGCCCCCAGCTCACCCCGCGGCAGGTGTTTGTCAGCCAGGTCACCACGGAGACGGAATTCCTCCAGCGTTCCCGGGATCTGCAGGCGGCTCTCCAGTCAGGCTCCTTCTCCAGCTACTGCCAGGCCAAAGTCCAGAACGCCCCCTCCGACTGCGAGCAAGACGTCTGGAAGTTCCTCATG GTCAACTTTGAAGATGAAGCCCGTGTGAAGTTCCTGAAGCTGTTAGGATTTAGTAAAGATGAATTGGACAAAAAG ATTTCCACATGTTTAGGGAAGAGCCTTCAGCCAAATGGACATGGTGTGGACGCTAATGACCTGGCTGAGAAGATGCAGGTCCTCTCTGCAGag AGATCAAGTGAGTCTCCTGCAGCCGCCAGTCCACGCTCAGACTCCCCAGCCGACTTCTTCAGCCAGATGCCCAAAGAGAAACCTAGCTTCCAAATCCCCGTCTCTGCAG ACAAAGACGGCCTGATCAGCCAGGCTCTGCTGGTGGGGAACTTCGAGGGGGCCGTGGAGCTGTGCCTGAGCGACGGCCGCTACGCCGAGGCCATCCTGCTGTCCATCAGCGGCGGGGAGGCGCTACTCAAGAAGACCCAACAGAGATACCTGGAGCGCCAGAAGAACAGCGTCtccatg CTCATCTCCTCAGTGGTGACGCAGAACTGGCAGGACATCGTGCAGAGCTGTGAGCTGGACAACTGGAAGGAGGCCCTGGCCGCGCTCCTGACCTACGCTCACCCCGAGGAGTTCGCCCCACTCTGTG ACACGCTGGGCTCTCGTCTGGAGGCCGGAGGCACGGAGAAGAACCGGCTGCAGGCCTGCCTGTGCTACATCTGCTCCGTGAACATCGAGAAGCTGGTGGAGTGCTGGGCCCAGCAGAGGGACTCCTCCTCGCCACTGGTCCTGGAG GATCTGGTGGAGAAGGTGATGATCCTGCGGAAGTCCATCGAGCGCCTGCGGAACGGGGAGGTGTCCGTGCAGAGCCCCGTCCTGGCGGAGAAGCTCACCCACTACGCCAGCCTGCTGGCCTCGCAGGGCAGCCTGGCCACCGCCATGAGCTACCTCCCCGACAGCTCGGACCAG GCCATCATCCAGATGCTCCGGGACAGGCTGTTCCACGCCCAGGGGATGGGTGCCCAGGGTCAGCCCTCCCCCAAACCCTCAGTGGGCAGTGCCAGGCAGGGCCCTGCAGCTGCGcccgctcctgctccagctccggCCCAAATTCCCACCCAAAACGCACCCAAACAG CAACAGCAGGTACCATTCCAGCCCTCCATGCCCTCACGGATGCAAGACGCCGGACTCCCCCCGATGCCCCGCACCTTAGCCCCACAGGCTCCCGACGCCATGGCCCCGCCACCCGGCTCCCACGCCGCCCCCTCGGGCATGTTGTCCCGGCCGGGCCAGAGGCCCATGTACCCTCAACAAGTAAACCCCGCCCCAG ggttccctccctctcagccaTTCCATCCTCAGAACGTGCCCATCAGCGCTCCTCTGGGCTTCATGTCTGGCCCTCAGGTGCCCCCGTCGTCCTCCTCGTCCGCGGGCGGCCTGCCCATGATGCCCAACCCCGTAGGGCCACCCCCGGCCGGCTTCCTGCCCCCCTCGTCGTCGGTCCCCTCCACGCCTCCGACAATGCCACCCAATGTCCTGCCAGGGGCGCCCGTGCCTATGTACCCAGGAGGCCCTCACGGCCAGGGGGGGATGCCTCCCCCTATGCCCGGTGTCTCCTACCCACCCATGGGGGCAGGCTACCCTCAGGGAGGACCAGGGGCGCCGGCATCCAGGCCGGTTAGTGCCCCAACGGTAGCCCCCCCTCCGACAG CTCAAGAGGGCTGGAACGACCCTCCAGCCGTGAGGGGTGGTCCCAGGAAGAAGAAG TTTCCTGAGAACTACACTCCCATGGCCCCCATCACAGCCCCGGTCATGGGCTACCCCGTAGAGGCCCCTCTGCCTCAGGACCGTGTGCAGGTCCCCCCCGGGGCCCCCCAGGAGCCAAGTGtgcag cTCCTGGCGCAGCTGCCTGCCGAGCGCGTGGAGCAGAAAGAGATCCCTGCTGAGCACATGGTCCTCAAGAACACCTTCGACAGCCTGGTACAGAGATGCCAGCTGGCTGCAGGAGACCCG CAAACGAAAAGAAAACTTGAAGACGCAGCAAAGAGGCTTGCCCACCTGTACGACAAGCTGAGGGACCAGGCT ctctctcccaGCATCCTTGGCGGCCTGCACGAGATCTGCCGCGGCGTGGCAGCGAGGAACTACCAGCACGGCCTGGAGGTGCACACGCAGATCGTCAGCAGCAGCAACTTCAGCGAGATCTCCGCCTTCATGCCCATCCTCAAAGTGGTAATGACCATTGCCAACAAGCTGGCCGTCtaa
- the sec31b gene encoding protein transport protein Sec31A isoform X2 translates to MRLKEILRTATQAWSPAAHHPAFLALGTSAQQLDASFNTTAVLEIFEMDFADPSVEMKLRGTLATSNRFHSLIWGNFGLGTDGSAGRLVGGGENGTITVYNPDVILASGEDVIVGQATKHTGPVRALDYNPFQSNLLASGANDSEIYIWDLNNFSNPMTPGAKSQPAEDVSVVAWNRQVQHILASASPSGKAVVWDLRKNEPIIKISDHSNRMHCSGMLWHPEVATQLILASEDDRLPVIQMWDLRFATSPLKVLENHTRGILSISWSQADAELLLSSAKDNRILCWNPATGEVIYELPTINQWCFDVQWCPRNPALLSAASFDGHICVYSVMGGNLEAVQHSSVDKISASFDAMDPFGTGQVLPPLQMPQSPTQQATIVPPLRKPPKWVRRPVGARFAFGGKLVTFESPKALQQPGPQLTPRQVFVSQVTTETEFLQRSRDLQAALQSGSFSSYCQAKVQNAPSDCEQDVWKFLMVNFEDEARVKFLKLLGFSKDELDKKISTCLGKSLQPNGHGVDANDLAEKMQVLSAERSSESPAAASPRSDSPADFFSQMPKEKPSFQIPVSADKDGLISQALLVGNFEGAVELCLSDGRYAEAILLSISGGEALLKKTQQRYLERQKNSVSMLISSVVTQNWQDIVQSCELDNWKEALAALLTYAHPEEFAPLCDTLGSRLEAGGTEKNRLQACLCYICSVNIEKLVECWAQQRDSSSPLVLEDLVEKVMILRKSIERLRNGEVSVQSPVLAEKLTHYASLLASQGSLATAMSYLPDSSDQAIIQMLRDRLFHAQGMGAQGQPSPKPSVGSARQGPAAAPAPAPAPAQIPTQNAPKQQQQVPFQPSMPSRMQDAGLPPMPRTLAPQAPDAMAPPPGSHAAPSGMLSRPGQRPMYPQQVNPAPGFPPSQPFHPQNVPISAPLGFMSGPQVPPSSSSSAGGLPMMPNPVGPPPAGFLPPSSSVPSTPPTMPPNVLPGAPVPMYPGGPHGQGGMPPPMPGVSYPPMGAGYPQGGPGAPASRPVSAPTVAPPPTGYFPWLSSPLEDEAQEGWNDPPAVRGGPRKKKFPENYTPMAPITAPVMGYPVEAPLPQDRVQVPPGAPQEPSVQLLAQLPAERVEQKEIPAEHMVLKNTFDSLVQRCQLAAGDPQTKRKLEDAAKRLAHLYDKLRDQALSPSILGGLHEICRGVAARNYQHGLEVHTQIVSSSNFSEISAFMPILKVVMTIANKLAV, encoded by the exons ATGAGGTTGAAGGAGATTCTACGGACGGCTACCCAGGCATGGAGTCCTGCAGCTCATCATCCTGCGTTCTTGGCCTTAG GTACCTCTGCTCAGCAGCTAGATGCCTCTTTCAACACTACTGCTGTCCTAGAGATCTTCGAGATGGATTTTGCAGATCCATCTGTGGAGATGAAGCTCAGAGGAACCCTTGCAACCTCTAACAG GTTTCACAGTCTGATCTGGGGGAACTTTGGCCTGGGAACAGATGGCTCTGCGGGTAGGCTCGTGGGAGGAGGTGAAAACGGCACAATCACAGTGTACAACCCAGACGTCATTTTAGCCTCAGGAGAAGATGTCATTGTTGGCCAGGccaccaaacacacaggtcCAGTGAGAGCACTGGACTACAATCCTTTCCAA AGTAATCTTCTGGCGTCTGGGGCAAATGATTCTGAGATATATATCTGGGACTTGAACAATTTCAGCAATCCTATGACACCGGGAGCAAAATCACAG CCGGCTGAAGATGTCAGTGTTGTGGCGTGGAACAGGCAGGTTCAGCACATCCTGGCATCAGCCAGTCCCAGCGGCAAAGCCGTTGTCTGGGACCTGAGGAAGAACGAGCCAATCATCAAGATTAGCGACCACAGCAACAGG ATGCACTGCTCTGGGATGCTGTGGCACCCAGAGGTGGCCACTCAGCTGATTCTGGCCTCCGAAGATGACCGGCTTCCCGTCATTCAGATGTGGGACCTGCGCTTCGCCACGTCTCCCCTTAAAGTCCTAGAGAATCACACAAG GGGAATTCTCTCCATATCCTGGAGCCAGGCTGACGCAGAGCTGCTTCTCAGCAGCGCCAAAGACAACAGGATCCTCTGCTGGAACCCCGCCACTGGAGAG GTAATCTATGAGCTGCCTACTATCAACCAGTGGTGCTTTGACGTCCAGTGGTGCCCCAGGAATCCAGCCCTGCTGTCCGCCGCTTCGTTTGATGGGCACATCTGCGTCTATTCAGTCATGGGAGGCAACCTGGAAGCTGTGCAACACAGCAGTGTGGATAAG ATATCAGCATCGTTTGATGCCATGGACCCCTTTGGGACGGGCCAGGTCCTTCCACCCCTGCAGATGCCCCAGTCCCCCACCCAACAGGCCACCATCGTCCCCCCGCTCCGAAAGCCTCCCAAGTGGGTGCGCCGTCCAGTTGGAGCTCGCTTTGCT ttTGGGGGGAAGCTGGTGACCTTCGAGAGCCCCAAGGCCCTCCAGCAGCCGGGCCCCCAGCTCACCCCGCGGCAGGTGTTTGTCAGCCAGGTCACCACGGAGACGGAATTCCTCCAGCGTTCCCGGGATCTGCAGGCGGCTCTCCAGTCAGGCTCCTTCTCCAGCTACTGCCAGGCCAAAGTCCAGAACGCCCCCTCCGACTGCGAGCAAGACGTCTGGAAGTTCCTCATG GTCAACTTTGAAGATGAAGCCCGTGTGAAGTTCCTGAAGCTGTTAGGATTTAGTAAAGATGAATTGGACAAAAAG ATTTCCACATGTTTAGGGAAGAGCCTTCAGCCAAATGGACATGGTGTGGACGCTAATGACCTGGCTGAGAAGATGCAGGTCCTCTCTGCAGag AGATCAAGTGAGTCTCCTGCAGCCGCCAGTCCACGCTCAGACTCCCCAGCCGACTTCTTCAGCCAGATGCCCAAAGAGAAACCTAGCTTCCAAATCCCCGTCTCTGCAG ACAAAGACGGCCTGATCAGCCAGGCTCTGCTGGTGGGGAACTTCGAGGGGGCCGTGGAGCTGTGCCTGAGCGACGGCCGCTACGCCGAGGCCATCCTGCTGTCCATCAGCGGCGGGGAGGCGCTACTCAAGAAGACCCAACAGAGATACCTGGAGCGCCAGAAGAACAGCGTCtccatg CTCATCTCCTCAGTGGTGACGCAGAACTGGCAGGACATCGTGCAGAGCTGTGAGCTGGACAACTGGAAGGAGGCCCTGGCCGCGCTCCTGACCTACGCTCACCCCGAGGAGTTCGCCCCACTCTGTG ACACGCTGGGCTCTCGTCTGGAGGCCGGAGGCACGGAGAAGAACCGGCTGCAGGCCTGCCTGTGCTACATCTGCTCCGTGAACATCGAGAAGCTGGTGGAGTGCTGGGCCCAGCAGAGGGACTCCTCCTCGCCACTGGTCCTGGAG GATCTGGTGGAGAAGGTGATGATCCTGCGGAAGTCCATCGAGCGCCTGCGGAACGGGGAGGTGTCCGTGCAGAGCCCCGTCCTGGCGGAGAAGCTCACCCACTACGCCAGCCTGCTGGCCTCGCAGGGCAGCCTGGCCACCGCCATGAGCTACCTCCCCGACAGCTCGGACCAG GCCATCATCCAGATGCTCCGGGACAGGCTGTTCCACGCCCAGGGGATGGGTGCCCAGGGTCAGCCCTCCCCCAAACCCTCAGTGGGCAGTGCCAGGCAGGGCCCTGCAGCTGCGcccgctcctgctccagctccggCCCAAATTCCCACCCAAAACGCACCCAAACAG CAACAGCAGGTACCATTCCAGCCCTCCATGCCCTCACGGATGCAAGACGCCGGACTCCCCCCGATGCCCCGCACCTTAGCCCCACAGGCTCCCGACGCCATGGCCCCGCCACCCGGCTCCCACGCCGCCCCCTCGGGCATGTTGTCCCGGCCGGGCCAGAGGCCCATGTACCCTCAACAAGTAAACCCCGCCCCAG ggttccctccctctcagccaTTCCATCCTCAGAACGTGCCCATCAGCGCTCCTCTGGGCTTCATGTCTGGCCCTCAGGTGCCCCCGTCGTCCTCCTCGTCCGCGGGCGGCCTGCCCATGATGCCCAACCCCGTAGGGCCACCCCCGGCCGGCTTCCTGCCCCCCTCGTCGTCGGTCCCCTCCACGCCTCCGACAATGCCACCCAATGTCCTGCCAGGGGCGCCCGTGCCTATGTACCCAGGAGGCCCTCACGGCCAGGGGGGGATGCCTCCCCCTATGCCCGGTGTCTCCTACCCACCCATGGGGGCAGGCTACCCTCAGGGAGGACCAGGGGCGCCGGCATCCAGGCCGGTTAGTGCCCCAACGGTAGCCCCCCCTCCGACAG GTTATTTTCCGTGGCTGAGCTCCCCTCTTGAGGATGAAG CTCAAGAGGGCTGGAACGACCCTCCAGCCGTGAGGGGTGGTCCCAGGAAGAAGAAG TTTCCTGAGAACTACACTCCCATGGCCCCCATCACAGCCCCGGTCATGGGCTACCCCGTAGAGGCCCCTCTGCCTCAGGACCGTGTGCAGGTCCCCCCCGGGGCCCCCCAGGAGCCAAGTGtgcag cTCCTGGCGCAGCTGCCTGCCGAGCGCGTGGAGCAGAAAGAGATCCCTGCTGAGCACATGGTCCTCAAGAACACCTTCGACAGCCTGGTACAGAGATGCCAGCTGGCTGCAGGAGACCCG CAAACGAAAAGAAAACTTGAAGACGCAGCAAAGAGGCTTGCCCACCTGTACGACAAGCTGAGGGACCAGGCT ctctctcccaGCATCCTTGGCGGCCTGCACGAGATCTGCCGCGGCGTGGCAGCGAGGAACTACCAGCACGGCCTGGAGGTGCACACGCAGATCGTCAGCAGCAGCAACTTCAGCGAGATCTCCGCCTTCATGCCCATCCTCAAAGTGGTAATGACCATTGCCAACAAGCTGGCCGTCtaa
- the sec31b gene encoding protein transport protein Sec31A isoform X1 — MRLKEILRTATQAWSPAAHHPAFLALGTSAQQLDASFNTTAVLEIFEMDFADPSVEMKLRGTLATSNRFHSLIWGNFGLGTDGSAGRLVGGGENGTITVYNPDVILASGEDVIVGQATKHTGPVRALDYNPFQSNLLASGANDSEIYIWDLNNFSNPMTPGAKSQINEPAEDVSVVAWNRQVQHILASASPSGKAVVWDLRKNEPIIKISDHSNRMHCSGMLWHPEVATQLILASEDDRLPVIQMWDLRFATSPLKVLENHTRGILSISWSQADAELLLSSAKDNRILCWNPATGEVIYELPTINQWCFDVQWCPRNPALLSAASFDGHICVYSVMGGNLEAVQHSSVDKISASFDAMDPFGTGQVLPPLQMPQSPTQQATIVPPLRKPPKWVRRPVGARFAFGGKLVTFESPKALQQPGPQLTPRQVFVSQVTTETEFLQRSRDLQAALQSGSFSSYCQAKVQNAPSDCEQDVWKFLMVNFEDEARVKFLKLLGFSKDELDKKISTCLGKSLQPNGHGVDANDLAEKMQVLSAERSSESPAAASPRSDSPADFFSQMPKEKPSFQIPVSADKDGLISQALLVGNFEGAVELCLSDGRYAEAILLSISGGEALLKKTQQRYLERQKNSVSMLISSVVTQNWQDIVQSCELDNWKEALAALLTYAHPEEFAPLCDTLGSRLEAGGTEKNRLQACLCYICSVNIEKLVECWAQQRDSSSPLVLEDLVEKVMILRKSIERLRNGEVSVQSPVLAEKLTHYASLLASQGSLATAMSYLPDSSDQAIIQMLRDRLFHAQGMGAQGQPSPKPSVGSARQGPAAAPAPAPAPAQIPTQNAPKQQQQVPFQPSMPSRMQDAGLPPMPRTLAPQAPDAMAPPPGSHAAPSGMLSRPGQRPMYPQQVNPAPGFPPSQPFHPQNVPISAPLGFMSGPQVPPSSSSSAGGLPMMPNPVGPPPAGFLPPSSSVPSTPPTMPPNVLPGAPVPMYPGGPHGQGGMPPPMPGVSYPPMGAGYPQGGPGAPASRPVSAPTVAPPPTGYFPWLSSPLEDEAQEGWNDPPAVRGGPRKKKFPENYTPMAPITAPVMGYPVEAPLPQDRVQVPPGAPQEPSVQLLAQLPAERVEQKEIPAEHMVLKNTFDSLVQRCQLAAGDPQTKRKLEDAAKRLAHLYDKLRDQALSPSILGGLHEICRGVAARNYQHGLEVHTQIVSSSNFSEISAFMPILKVVMTIANKLAV, encoded by the exons ATGAGGTTGAAGGAGATTCTACGGACGGCTACCCAGGCATGGAGTCCTGCAGCTCATCATCCTGCGTTCTTGGCCTTAG GTACCTCTGCTCAGCAGCTAGATGCCTCTTTCAACACTACTGCTGTCCTAGAGATCTTCGAGATGGATTTTGCAGATCCATCTGTGGAGATGAAGCTCAGAGGAACCCTTGCAACCTCTAACAG GTTTCACAGTCTGATCTGGGGGAACTTTGGCCTGGGAACAGATGGCTCTGCGGGTAGGCTCGTGGGAGGAGGTGAAAACGGCACAATCACAGTGTACAACCCAGACGTCATTTTAGCCTCAGGAGAAGATGTCATTGTTGGCCAGGccaccaaacacacaggtcCAGTGAGAGCACTGGACTACAATCCTTTCCAA AGTAATCTTCTGGCGTCTGGGGCAAATGATTCTGAGATATATATCTGGGACTTGAACAATTTCAGCAATCCTATGACACCGGGAGCAAAATCACAG ATAAACGAG CCGGCTGAAGATGTCAGTGTTGTGGCGTGGAACAGGCAGGTTCAGCACATCCTGGCATCAGCCAGTCCCAGCGGCAAAGCCGTTGTCTGGGACCTGAGGAAGAACGAGCCAATCATCAAGATTAGCGACCACAGCAACAGG ATGCACTGCTCTGGGATGCTGTGGCACCCAGAGGTGGCCACTCAGCTGATTCTGGCCTCCGAAGATGACCGGCTTCCCGTCATTCAGATGTGGGACCTGCGCTTCGCCACGTCTCCCCTTAAAGTCCTAGAGAATCACACAAG GGGAATTCTCTCCATATCCTGGAGCCAGGCTGACGCAGAGCTGCTTCTCAGCAGCGCCAAAGACAACAGGATCCTCTGCTGGAACCCCGCCACTGGAGAG GTAATCTATGAGCTGCCTACTATCAACCAGTGGTGCTTTGACGTCCAGTGGTGCCCCAGGAATCCAGCCCTGCTGTCCGCCGCTTCGTTTGATGGGCACATCTGCGTCTATTCAGTCATGGGAGGCAACCTGGAAGCTGTGCAACACAGCAGTGTGGATAAG ATATCAGCATCGTTTGATGCCATGGACCCCTTTGGGACGGGCCAGGTCCTTCCACCCCTGCAGATGCCCCAGTCCCCCACCCAACAGGCCACCATCGTCCCCCCGCTCCGAAAGCCTCCCAAGTGGGTGCGCCGTCCAGTTGGAGCTCGCTTTGCT ttTGGGGGGAAGCTGGTGACCTTCGAGAGCCCCAAGGCCCTCCAGCAGCCGGGCCCCCAGCTCACCCCGCGGCAGGTGTTTGTCAGCCAGGTCACCACGGAGACGGAATTCCTCCAGCGTTCCCGGGATCTGCAGGCGGCTCTCCAGTCAGGCTCCTTCTCCAGCTACTGCCAGGCCAAAGTCCAGAACGCCCCCTCCGACTGCGAGCAAGACGTCTGGAAGTTCCTCATG GTCAACTTTGAAGATGAAGCCCGTGTGAAGTTCCTGAAGCTGTTAGGATTTAGTAAAGATGAATTGGACAAAAAG ATTTCCACATGTTTAGGGAAGAGCCTTCAGCCAAATGGACATGGTGTGGACGCTAATGACCTGGCTGAGAAGATGCAGGTCCTCTCTGCAGag AGATCAAGTGAGTCTCCTGCAGCCGCCAGTCCACGCTCAGACTCCCCAGCCGACTTCTTCAGCCAGATGCCCAAAGAGAAACCTAGCTTCCAAATCCCCGTCTCTGCAG ACAAAGACGGCCTGATCAGCCAGGCTCTGCTGGTGGGGAACTTCGAGGGGGCCGTGGAGCTGTGCCTGAGCGACGGCCGCTACGCCGAGGCCATCCTGCTGTCCATCAGCGGCGGGGAGGCGCTACTCAAGAAGACCCAACAGAGATACCTGGAGCGCCAGAAGAACAGCGTCtccatg CTCATCTCCTCAGTGGTGACGCAGAACTGGCAGGACATCGTGCAGAGCTGTGAGCTGGACAACTGGAAGGAGGCCCTGGCCGCGCTCCTGACCTACGCTCACCCCGAGGAGTTCGCCCCACTCTGTG ACACGCTGGGCTCTCGTCTGGAGGCCGGAGGCACGGAGAAGAACCGGCTGCAGGCCTGCCTGTGCTACATCTGCTCCGTGAACATCGAGAAGCTGGTGGAGTGCTGGGCCCAGCAGAGGGACTCCTCCTCGCCACTGGTCCTGGAG GATCTGGTGGAGAAGGTGATGATCCTGCGGAAGTCCATCGAGCGCCTGCGGAACGGGGAGGTGTCCGTGCAGAGCCCCGTCCTGGCGGAGAAGCTCACCCACTACGCCAGCCTGCTGGCCTCGCAGGGCAGCCTGGCCACCGCCATGAGCTACCTCCCCGACAGCTCGGACCAG GCCATCATCCAGATGCTCCGGGACAGGCTGTTCCACGCCCAGGGGATGGGTGCCCAGGGTCAGCCCTCCCCCAAACCCTCAGTGGGCAGTGCCAGGCAGGGCCCTGCAGCTGCGcccgctcctgctccagctccggCCCAAATTCCCACCCAAAACGCACCCAAACAG CAACAGCAGGTACCATTCCAGCCCTCCATGCCCTCACGGATGCAAGACGCCGGACTCCCCCCGATGCCCCGCACCTTAGCCCCACAGGCTCCCGACGCCATGGCCCCGCCACCCGGCTCCCACGCCGCCCCCTCGGGCATGTTGTCCCGGCCGGGCCAGAGGCCCATGTACCCTCAACAAGTAAACCCCGCCCCAG ggttccctccctctcagccaTTCCATCCTCAGAACGTGCCCATCAGCGCTCCTCTGGGCTTCATGTCTGGCCCTCAGGTGCCCCCGTCGTCCTCCTCGTCCGCGGGCGGCCTGCCCATGATGCCCAACCCCGTAGGGCCACCCCCGGCCGGCTTCCTGCCCCCCTCGTCGTCGGTCCCCTCCACGCCTCCGACAATGCCACCCAATGTCCTGCCAGGGGCGCCCGTGCCTATGTACCCAGGAGGCCCTCACGGCCAGGGGGGGATGCCTCCCCCTATGCCCGGTGTCTCCTACCCACCCATGGGGGCAGGCTACCCTCAGGGAGGACCAGGGGCGCCGGCATCCAGGCCGGTTAGTGCCCCAACGGTAGCCCCCCCTCCGACAG GTTATTTTCCGTGGCTGAGCTCCCCTCTTGAGGATGAAG CTCAAGAGGGCTGGAACGACCCTCCAGCCGTGAGGGGTGGTCCCAGGAAGAAGAAG TTTCCTGAGAACTACACTCCCATGGCCCCCATCACAGCCCCGGTCATGGGCTACCCCGTAGAGGCCCCTCTGCCTCAGGACCGTGTGCAGGTCCCCCCCGGGGCCCCCCAGGAGCCAAGTGtgcag cTCCTGGCGCAGCTGCCTGCCGAGCGCGTGGAGCAGAAAGAGATCCCTGCTGAGCACATGGTCCTCAAGAACACCTTCGACAGCCTGGTACAGAGATGCCAGCTGGCTGCAGGAGACCCG CAAACGAAAAGAAAACTTGAAGACGCAGCAAAGAGGCTTGCCCACCTGTACGACAAGCTGAGGGACCAGGCT ctctctcccaGCATCCTTGGCGGCCTGCACGAGATCTGCCGCGGCGTGGCAGCGAGGAACTACCAGCACGGCCTGGAGGTGCACACGCAGATCGTCAGCAGCAGCAACTTCAGCGAGATCTCCGCCTTCATGCCCATCCTCAAAGTGGTAATGACCATTGCCAACAAGCTGGCCGTCtaa